In the genome of Mauremys mutica isolate MM-2020 ecotype Southern chromosome 8, ASM2049712v1, whole genome shotgun sequence, one region contains:
- the LOC123376313 gene encoding 14 kDa phosphohistidine phosphatase-like, with product MKQKQLKLASVAKPSALTTAVAPPPFLRLVTVPSARPPLSALGACAEPRQSGRSQPRGVAMAGQLESVPAVEIDPDGMFKYILVRVQRAGGAEHRDVVRGTATAEFHNHIFEKVNPEMEKLGFECKCLGGGKIDHNSKDKKMRVFGLSTGYGKADHAVTVEILKKVYQDYEITWSDDKK from the exons ATGAAACAGAAGCAACTTAA acttgcaagtgtagccaagccctcagcctTAACGACAGCCGtagccccgccccccttcctCAGGCTGGTAACGGTCCCTTCAGCCCGCCCACCGCTTAGTGCGCTTGGCGCATGCGCGGAGCCGCGCCAGTCCGGCCGCTCTCAGCCCCGAGGGGTGGCCATGGCCGGGCAGCTAGAGTCGGTGCCCGCGGTGGAGATCGATCCGGACGGCATGTTCAAGTACATCCTGGTGCGGGTGCAGCGCGCGGGGGGAGCCGAGCACCGGGACGTCGTCAGGGGCACCGCGACCGCCGAGTTCCACA AtcatatatttgaaaaagtaaaCCCTGAAATGGAAAAGTTGGGCTTTGAATGCAAGTGCCTTGGAGGAGGAAAAATTGACCATAATAGCAAAGACAAGAAAATGCGGGTATTTGGTCTCTCCACA GGATATGGTAAAGCAGATCATGCAGTGACCGTAGAAATACTGAAAAAAGTATACCAAGACTATGAAATCACTTGGTCAGATGACAAGAAATGA